In Rhizobium oryzihabitans, one DNA window encodes the following:
- a CDS encoding flavin reductase family protein, translated as MTLQYAAKDQQFINLRDPVSGKAPDADSLKAALRTLGGGVSVITAGEGDARTGATVTSATALSVDPPRILVALNRSSSTWPVVERFGHFAVNIIGPNHQFVANQFAGIGGLKGEERYRGAEWTRLASGAPILEDAVAAIDCTIEEAIERHSHVIVIGKVEAIRLGSGHSLVYQNGRYHSLD; from the coding sequence ATGACATTGCAATATGCGGCCAAGGATCAACAATTCATCAATCTCCGCGATCCCGTTTCCGGCAAGGCGCCAGATGCCGACAGCCTGAAGGCCGCGCTCAGAACGCTGGGCGGCGGTGTCAGCGTCATCACGGCAGGCGAGGGTGATGCGCGCACGGGTGCCACGGTGACATCCGCCACCGCCCTGTCGGTCGATCCGCCGAGAATTCTGGTTGCGCTCAACCGCTCCTCATCCACATGGCCCGTGGTGGAGCGTTTCGGTCATTTCGCGGTAAATATTATCGGCCCGAACCATCAGTTCGTCGCCAATCAGTTTGCCGGCATCGGCGGCCTGAAAGGGGAAGAGCGTTATCGTGGCGCGGAATGGACCCGTCTGGCGAGCGGCGCGCCTATTCTCGAGGATGCCGTTGCCGCAATCGACTGCACCATCGAGGAGGCAATCGAGCGGCACAGCCACGTCATCGTCATCGGCAAGGTCGAGGCGATCCGCCTCGGCTCCGGGCACTCGCTGGTCTATCAAAACGGCCGGTATCATTCGCTGGACTGA
- a CDS encoding RrF2 family transcriptional regulator, which translates to MLTKKGKYGLKALVDLARLPQGETAFVTEIATRNNIPKKFLDTILLELRNSGILRSKKGPNGGYSLSKMPSEIMIGQVIRTLDGPLAPIRCASRTAFEACDDCDDPETCQVRVSMTDVRDAIATILDNMTLAQFVAKDGQDARSIPAGE; encoded by the coding sequence ATGCTGACCAAAAAAGGCAAATATGGGTTGAAGGCTCTTGTCGATCTGGCGCGGTTGCCCCAGGGCGAGACCGCCTTCGTGACCGAGATTGCGACCCGTAACAATATTCCGAAAAAATTTCTGGATACGATCCTTCTCGAGCTGCGCAATAGCGGCATCCTGCGCTCCAAGAAGGGACCGAATGGCGGCTATTCGCTCTCGAAAATGCCATCGGAAATCATGATCGGCCAGGTCATCCGCACGCTCGACGGGCCGCTGGCCCCCATTCGCTGTGCCAGCCGCACCGCGTTTGAAGCCTGCGACGACTGTGACGATCCCGAGACCTGTCAGGTCAGGGTTTCGATGACGGACGTGCGCGACGCCATCGCAACAATCCTGGACAATATGACGCTCGCACAATTCGTCGCCAAGGACGGCCAGGACGCACGGTCCATTCCTGCGGGCGAATAG
- a CDS encoding LLM class flavin-dependent oxidoreductase — protein MMYTLSLLDKSPVPTGENAASAFRDTINLARRAEELGYRRFWVAEHHNSPELAGSAPEALVAWILAKTSRIRVGSGGVMLQHYSPYKVAEVFNVLSSLAPGRVDLGIGKTPGGLPLATSALQQAYDPARKTDFETALSELTTFLSGAAPQGHEQAGLQATPVPPVAVDRFLLGASPESARLAASRGWNFVFAGHLNGDPDVLRSSLSAFREESGGKAPILALSVFAASDPDHAARQVEGQRIYRVFLSDGKAFNLGRREQAEEFARQSGDTDYRIEERKPNVLHGGPEDIHKALRALSDEHGIEEFIIEPPHVGADQRLASIELLATHRLSRAA, from the coding sequence ATGATGTATACGCTCAGTTTGCTGGACAAGAGCCCGGTTCCGACGGGTGAGAACGCGGCAAGCGCGTTCCGCGACACGATCAATCTCGCCAGACGCGCCGAAGAACTGGGTTACCGCCGTTTCTGGGTCGCCGAACATCACAATTCGCCGGAGCTTGCCGGTTCCGCGCCTGAGGCGCTGGTTGCGTGGATTCTGGCGAAGACCTCCCGTATCCGCGTCGGCTCGGGAGGCGTGATGCTGCAGCATTACAGCCCATACAAGGTCGCTGAAGTTTTCAACGTGCTGTCCTCTCTCGCGCCCGGCCGGGTCGATCTTGGTATCGGCAAGACGCCGGGCGGACTGCCGCTTGCAACGTCCGCCTTGCAGCAGGCCTATGACCCCGCCCGCAAGACGGATTTCGAAACGGCACTCAGTGAACTCACCACGTTCCTCTCGGGCGCTGCACCGCAGGGTCATGAGCAGGCGGGGTTGCAGGCGACACCGGTGCCGCCGGTTGCTGTGGACAGATTTCTGCTTGGCGCCAGCCCTGAAAGCGCAAGGCTTGCGGCGTCCAGAGGATGGAATTTTGTCTTTGCCGGTCATCTCAATGGTGATCCGGACGTTCTTCGCAGCAGCCTCTCGGCTTTCCGCGAGGAAAGCGGCGGGAAAGCGCCGATCCTTGCCCTCTCGGTCTTTGCCGCCAGCGATCCGGACCATGCGGCAAGACAGGTTGAGGGGCAGCGCATCTACCGTGTGTTCCTCAGTGACGGCAAGGCGTTCAATCTTGGCCGTCGTGAGCAGGCCGAAGAATTTGCCCGCCAGTCCGGCGATACCGATTATCGCATCGAGGAGCGCAAGCCCAACGTCCTGCACGGCGGGCCGGAGGATATTCACAAGGCGCTGCGCGCGCTTTCCGATGAACACGGTATCGAGGAATTCATCATTGAACCGCCGCATGTCGGAGCCGATCAGCGGCTTGCCTCGATCGAATTGCTGGCCACACACCGCCTTTCCAGGGCGGCGTGA
- a CDS encoding acyl-CoA dehydrogenase family protein, with amino-acid sequence MGSVTPLGERIRFVPPRLGADGDVLTVARTIAEKCAVESPGQIHARIARSGLLALSVPNELGGADITNDVLSQALSIISAADAAAAHDLVEHFTALEFIRNAGSEEQRKALFARLDLGETFALASSDAGVDQAVLVTGDDYALRLPDDAMRSVTADADWIVVPAVNAAGQTLLVVLRNRPNTSWDGLLRADQVAFLAQGAGNLAASVSTLLKAAVALGEKQRELSALLIDRLADEGETRPVIGEVFLAIELLKAQISRLAANIDAAQVGAENVTFRSVRNNAITLEILMARLGLIDGVSESGLIASLGDDLRRQ; translated from the coding sequence ATGGGATCCGTCACGCCACTCGGCGAAAGAATTCGTTTCGTGCCCCCGCGCCTCGGCGCGGATGGCGATGTCCTGACCGTCGCCCGTACGATCGCTGAAAAATGCGCCGTGGAAAGTCCGGGGCAAATCCATGCGCGGATCGCCCGTTCCGGTCTCCTCGCCCTCTCCGTTCCGAATGAGCTGGGTGGGGCAGATATAACCAATGACGTTCTTTCGCAGGCGCTTTCGATTATTTCGGCGGCCGATGCGGCAGCGGCGCATGACCTCGTCGAACATTTCACCGCGCTTGAATTCATCCGGAATGCGGGAAGCGAAGAGCAGCGCAAGGCTCTTTTTGCCCGCCTCGATCTTGGTGAGACATTTGCGCTTGCATCGTCCGATGCCGGTGTGGATCAGGCGGTGCTGGTGACTGGCGATGACTATGCCTTGCGGCTTCCTGACGATGCCATGCGATCGGTCACTGCCGATGCGGACTGGATCGTCGTTCCGGCCGTCAATGCGGCCGGGCAGACGCTGCTCGTCGTTTTGCGCAATCGGCCCAATACATCATGGGACGGTCTGCTGCGTGCCGATCAGGTCGCGTTCCTTGCTCAGGGGGCTGGAAATCTGGCCGCCTCCGTTTCCACCCTCTTGAAGGCGGCCGTGGCACTGGGTGAAAAGCAGCGTGAGCTGTCCGCGCTCCTGATCGACAGGCTGGCCGACGAAGGCGAAACACGGCCGGTCATCGGCGAAGTCTTTCTCGCCATTGAACTGCTGAAAGCGCAAATCTCCCGGCTGGCGGCCAATATCGATGCGGCGCAGGTGGGTGCAGAAAACGTCACCTTTCGCTCGGTCAGGAACAATGCCATCACGCTGGAGATCCTGATGGCGCGCCTCGGCCTTATCGATGGCGTAAGCGAATCCGGGTTGATTGCGTCTCTGGGGGACGATCTGCGCCGGCAATAG
- a CDS encoding LLM class flavin-dependent oxidoreductase — protein MTKKTVRFGIMLQGPGGHMNAWRHPKSPVNASVNFDFFRKTALKAEAAGIAFAFVADGLYINDKSIPHFLNRFEPLTVLSALASVTSKIGLAGTVSTSYSDPFTIARQFASLDLLSGGRAGWNAVTTPLEGTAKNYSRNHPEHALRYEIADEYLEVIKGLWDSWDDDAFVRNRETGQFFDRQKLHTLGHKGRFFQVEGPLNIQRSPQGQPVVFQAGSSDAGIGLAGKHADAVFTNSASLEENQTFLKRVKQSAVAQGRSASDVKIFPGIGPIVGETQEEAEAKYDIIRNLITIEDALAYLGRFFDHHDFSVYPLDEPFPELGDIGKNSFRSTTDRIKRRAKEKNQTLREAALEAATPREGFIGTPDKVADEIIRWVEHDAADGFILGFPVIAEGLDDFIRLVIPVLQRRGYFEPHLEGTTLREHLGLPFKESIYSRAETGPDKAIA, from the coding sequence ATGACGAAAAAGACAGTCCGTTTCGGCATCATGCTCCAGGGCCCGGGCGGGCATATGAACGCCTGGCGGCACCCGAAAAGCCCGGTCAATGCCAGCGTCAACTTCGATTTTTTCAGGAAAACGGCGCTGAAGGCGGAAGCAGCCGGTATTGCCTTCGCCTTCGTGGCCGACGGGCTTTATATCAATGACAAGTCCATTCCGCATTTTCTCAATCGGTTCGAGCCTTTGACCGTCCTTTCGGCACTGGCTTCCGTCACGTCGAAGATCGGCCTCGCCGGCACGGTTTCAACCTCCTACAGCGATCCTTTCACCATCGCGCGCCAGTTTGCCTCGCTCGATCTTCTGAGCGGCGGCAGGGCCGGCTGGAATGCCGTGACGACGCCGCTCGAGGGCACGGCGAAAAACTACAGCCGCAACCATCCCGAACATGCCCTGCGCTACGAGATCGCCGATGAATATCTGGAAGTGATCAAGGGGCTGTGGGACAGCTGGGACGATGATGCCTTCGTGCGCAACCGTGAGACGGGGCAATTTTTCGACCGGCAAAAACTCCACACGCTTGGTCACAAGGGCCGTTTCTTCCAGGTGGAAGGCCCGCTGAACATCCAGCGTTCGCCGCAGGGCCAGCCGGTGGTATTCCAGGCCGGTTCTTCCGATGCCGGTATCGGCCTTGCGGGCAAACATGCCGATGCCGTCTTCACCAATTCCGCCTCGCTCGAGGAAAACCAGACATTCCTGAAACGTGTGAAGCAGAGCGCTGTCGCGCAGGGCCGGTCCGCTTCCGACGTGAAGATTTTCCCCGGCATCGGACCCATTGTCGGTGAAACGCAGGAGGAAGCGGAAGCGAAATACGACATCATCCGCAACCTCATCACCATCGAGGATGCGCTTGCTTATCTCGGCCGCTTCTTCGACCATCACGATTTCAGCGTCTATCCGCTGGACGAGCCTTTCCCCGAACTCGGAGATATCGGCAAGAACAGCTTCCGTTCGACGACCGACCGCATCAAGCGCCGTGCGAAGGAAAAGAACCAGACGCTGCGCGAGGCGGCGCTGGAAGCCGCAACCCCGCGCGAAGGCTTCATCGGAACCCCGGACAAGGTGGCGGACGAGATCATCCGCTGGGTGGAGCACGATGCGGCCGATGGTTTCATTCTGGGCTTCCCGGTCATTGCCGAGGGGCTGGACGATTTCATCCGCCTCGTCATTCCGGTGCTTCAGCGTCGTGGTTATTTCGAACCGCATCTGGAAGGCACAACGCTGCGTGAGCATCTGGGCCTGCCTTTCAAGGAAAGCATCTATTCCCGCGCCGAAACCGGCCCCGACAAGGCTATCGCATGA